Within Dysosmobacter sp. Marseille-Q4140, the genomic segment GGACCTTCCGGCTGTCGGTACACACGGCCCGCACCTGCGGCGCCTGCGGCGCCGGGTTGAGCCACCGGCCCTCCACGGCGGCGGCGATCTCCTGTACGGTCATAGGCTGCATACGCTCACCCTCTCCTCTTGATCTGCATGGACAGGTCCACGATGCGCTGGCACAGCTGCTCATAGCTGATGCCAACAGCAGCGGCCTCCTTGGGGACAAAGCTGGTGGGGGTCATGCCCGGCAGGGAGTTGGCCTCCAGCACCCACAGCTTCCCGCTCTCGTCCAGAATCATGTCAGTGCGGGAGTAGACCTCCAGCCCCAGGCAGCGGTGCACCCGCAATGCCAGGTCACCGGCGGCCTCCATGACCTCCGGCGGCACCTGGGCAGGACAGGTCTCCAAAGCGGCGCCGGCCTGGTACTTGGCGGCGTAGTCGAACTCCTTTCCGGCGGGCACAGTCTCCACCGCCGGCAGCCACTGATCGCCCAGCACGGCCACGGTCAGCTCCCGGCCGTAGATCCGCTCCTCCGCCAGGACCTTTCCGCCGAAGCCCAGCACCTCGTTCAGCGCGGTGCGCAGCTGCGCCCGGTCCTCCGGTAAGTACACGCCCAGGGACGAGCCGCCTCCGATGGTCTTGACCACGCAGGGCATAGGCAGCTCCGCTGCCAGGCTCTCCGCCTCCTCAGGGCCGTACTCCAGCAGGCGCCACTTGGGCGTGGGGATGCCGGCGGCGTCCATGAGCCGCTTGGCCACGGCCTTGTCCATGGCAGCAGCGGAGGCCAGATGGCCGGAGCCGGTATAGGGCACGCCCAGCAGGTCCAGGGCGGCCTGGATGCGGCCGTCCTCCCCGTCCATGCCGTGGAGGCCCAGGAACACGATGTCCGCCGCGGCGCACACCTCCAGCACGTGGGGGCCGATGTGGCTGGGGCTCTGGTCCGGGCGGCTGCGGCGCACTGCCTCCAGGTCCGGCGCCTGGGCGCGGACACGGACGTCGGCGCACAGGCCGTCCGGCGCGTCAAACAGGGTGTCCAGATCCGCCGGGACCTGCTCCAGCCCCAGGAACAGATCCACCAGGATGGCCCGGTGTCCGTTTTTCCGCAGAGCCCGGCACACACCGGTACCCGACACCAGGGACACCTCCCGCTCGGTGGAGATGCCACCGGCCAGCACAACAATTTTCATAGCTCTCTCATATCCTTCCGCAGCAGCAGGGCGTCAGCCCATACTGATAGCATTATACTATTTGAATTCTATTTAGTTTAGCACAAAGCGCCTGTGAATACAACCGCAAAAAACGCCAGTACAGCAAGCGGAAGACCATGGGAGTCCGTCGCTTTCCCCAACGTGGGAGGCAGAAAAAGGGCCGCCCGAAGGCGGCCCCTTTCTGCGCGTATTTTCCGGTCAGCCCAGCCAACCCAGAGGGCCGGAGGAGTCTCCCTCCAGCAGCGTGGCGGCGGCGGAGAGCATCTGTGCCGCGTCCGCCCGGGTGACGGCGCTGTCCAGGCCGTCGCTGCCGAAGCTGCCGGCGGAGAGAACACTGACAGCCTCCATGTTGCCCACCGCCTGGGCCGCCCAGGAGGGCACCGCCTCCCGGTCCGCGTACCACACGTCCAGCTCCACATCCGCCACGTCAAGCGCGCGGTTGAGGACCGTGGCGGCCTCGTTGAAGGTGATGGGGTCCTCCCCCCGGAAGGCGGCGCCGTCCGCTGTGGACACGCCCTGGACGATGCCCTCCGCCACGCCGGCGGCGGCGTAGGCCTTGGCCCAGGTGGGGATGGCGTCGTCGTCAGAGAAGCCGGTCATGGTGACGGCCGTCACCTTCCGGCCCGTGGTCTCCAGCACCATGGCCAGGAACTCCCCCCGGGTGACGGTCTTGTCCGGCTCAAAGTAGTACTGGTCCCCGATCTTCACGCCGGTGAAGATCCCAGCCTCCGCCAGGTCCTGGGCGGCCGCCGCCGCGGCGGTGCCGGCGGTGTCGGCGTAGGTGACGCCGGAGCGGGGCTTTTGGATCTCCACGGTCACCGTGGCCGGGGCGGAGACCCGGCCCTGGGCGTCGGCGGCGGTGTAGGTGAAGCTGTCGGAGCCGGTGACACCCTCATCGGGGGCGTAGGTGAAGCGGTCCCCCTCCACCACCACGGTGCCCTTTCGGGGCTGGTCCGCCACGGCGAAGGTCAGGGTCTCTCCCTCTCCGCCGGAGGCCAGGAACTGGGCCTCATAGGGGATATCCCGGTAGGTGGCGATCTCCAGATCCCGGACCTCCGGCGCCCCCTCCTGGGGCTGCGTGTCCTTTTTGCCCAGACCGAACAGAGCCTGGGTCCCCACCGTCAGGGTCAGCGCCGCCGCCAGGGCCAGTACGGGGATGCGTTTGAGCAGATTGTGTTTCAAAGCTGATCGAACCTCCTGTCCATAAAATCGTGACAGGACTAGTCTCCGCCCAGAGGCTTCGAAATATGCGCGGAGGCCGGGGTCATCCCCGGCCTCCGTTTCCTCTTTTTTTCACCGTGTCAACGCTGGCGCCTCGGCCGCCACAGGGCCGGTGAGCGCTTCTTGATGCCGGATACCACGCCCATGGCCGCAAACAGCGTCAGCACCGAGGACCCGCCGTAGCTGAAAAAGGGCAAGGTCACGCCGATGGTGGGCATGACGAACAGGCACATGCCGATGTTGACAACGGTCTGGTAGATCAGCATGGCCGCCATACCTACGCAGATATAGCAGTGGAAGGGCGTCTGGGCGTTCCTTGCCACCCGCAGTACCCGGAAAATGATGACCGCCAGCAGCGTGATCACCGCAAGACATCCCACCAGGCCCAGCTCCTCTCCGCAGACGGAGAAGATGAAGTCCGTCCAGCGGTTGGGCAGGGACTGAGGAAAGCTGCTCTGGGTCTGGGTGCCGTTCATGTATCCCTGGCCAAACAGGCCGCCGGAGCCGATGGCCATGAGGCTGCGGGTCTGCTGCCAGCCGGTATCCAGGGCGTCATAGGAATGGTCAAACAGGACCCGGAACCGGTCCATCATATACCCGGGGATCAGCTCCAGCACCCACGCCGCCGCGAAACCGATCCCGCAGCCCGCAAACAGCAGGGCGAACCACCGCAGGGCGAAGCCTGCGGCAAAGGCCATGCACAAAAAGATGAAAAAAAAGGTCAGGGCATTGCCCATGTCGCCGGAGATCACCACATACCAGCCCATCAGCGCCAGGGTATGACCCGCCACCTGGGCGGCAGCCGGAAAGGACCGCAGGTCCCGCTTCTCCTCCCGAAGCCAGGCCAGCTGCTTGGCCAGCAGCAGGGTGAAGGTGATCTTCACCACCTCCGCCGGTCCGATCTGGAAGGGGATGCCGGGAAACTTCAGCCAGGCCTGGTTGCCGGTACTGGCACCCCCCACGCCGAAGGGGGTCTTCAGCAGTCCGATGAACACCAGGTTGAACAGCACCAGCCACTTCCATTTTTTCAGCACGATCTCGATGTCCACCATGGACATGAATACGTAGACGCAAAAGCCCAGCAGCATGGCCACGCCCTGGACGCCCACGTACCGCAGCATCTTCGCCGCGTCCATATAGTGGGTGGCGCTGGCAATGAGCACCATGCCGAACACCGTAGCGGCGCAGCAAAGCCCCAGCAACACCAGATCGGCCTGCTGGAAAAAGTCCGCGAGAATGGCTTTCAGTCGGTTCCACATGTGGTGTTTTCCTCTCTTCGGGGCAAAATTTGTCAGTTGGAGTATACCACAAACCGGCGGGGGTGTAAACGATGCAAAAATCTTTTTACACTCCGTTCAAAATATGATATACTAAGTTGATTTTTGGGAAACACCCGTGAAAGGAGGCGGAGATCATGGAATTCCACACCCGCTGCGAGGCGGAGACCGAGGCCCTGGGCGCCCGTCTGGCCGCCGTGCTGTCCCCAGGCGCGGTGGTGGCCTACCGGGGGGGCCTGGGCATGGGCAAGACCGCCTTCACCCGGGGCCTGGCCCGTGGTCTTGGGTACAAGGGCCGGGTCACCAGCCCCACCTTCACCATCGTCAACGAGTACGAGGGGGGCCGTCTGCCCCTGTTCCACTTTGATATGTACCGCCTGGAGGGGGCCGACGCTCTGTTCGACATCGGCTGGGAGGACTACCTGGACCGGGGCGGCGTTTGCGCCGTGGAGTGGAGCGAGCTGGCGGAGGCGGCCCTGCCGCCGGAGACGGTGTTCGTCACCATCGCCCGGAGCCCGGAGGATGACGCCGCCCGGGACATCACCATCGAAGGAGTGGAGCTGCCATGAAGATCCTGGCTCTGGAGACCTCCGCCAAGGCGGTCTCCGCCGCCGTGACGGAGGACGGCAAGGTCCTTTGCAGCGGCTATCAGGACACCGGCCTGACCCACAGCCGCACCCTGATGCCCATTGTGGAGGGTATTTTGAAAAACACCGGCCTGACGGTCCGGGACTGCGACGCCATCGCCGTGTCCGTGGGTCCCGGGTCCTTTACCGGCATCCGCATCGGCGTAGCGGCCGCCAAGGGGCTGGCCTTTGCCGCGGAGAAGCCCACTGTGGCCGTCTCCACCCTGGAGGCCATGGCACGGAACGTAGCCCACATGGAGGGGCTCATCATCTGCGCCATGGACGCCCGGCGCAATCAGGTCTACAACGCCCTCTTCCGCTCCCGCGGCACCGGCTCTCCGGAACGGCTGACCGAGGACCGGGCCATCGGCCTTGCCGACCTGGCGGAGGAGGTCTCTGCCATGGAGGGCCCCCGGATCGTGCTGGGAGACGGCGCCCCCCTGTGCCTCAAGGCACTGGCGGAGCGGGACATCCCATGCGTGGCCGCGCCGCCCCAGCTCATTATGCAGAATGCCGTGTCCGTGGCCCTGTGCGCCGGAGAGGCTGCCCTGCGGGGCGGACTGATCGATCCCCAGGCCCTGGCGCCGGTGTATCTGCGGCCGCCCCAGGCGCTGCCCCTGCGGGACCGGCAGTGATCTTGTTTTCAATTTTTTTGAGATAAAGGAGCGCATTTATGAACGGGAAAGTACATGTGATGGACCATCCCCTGGTGGCGCACAAGCTGACCATCATGCGGGACAAGAACACCAGCGTCAAGGATTTCCGGGAGCTGGTCAGCGAGATCGGCATGCTGATCACCTACGAGGCCACCCGTGACCTGCCCCTGACGGAAAAAGAGGTGGAGACCCCCATCTGCAAGACCACCGCTCCCACCCTCAAGGGCAAAAAGTTCGCCATCGTCCCCATCCTGCGGGCGGGCCTGGGCCTGGTGGACGGCGTGCTGCGGATGGTACCCTCCGCCCGGGTGGGCCACATCGGCATGTACCGGGACGAGGAGACCCTGGAGCCCCACGTCTATTTCTGCAAGATGCCCAAGGACATCGCCGACCGGGACATCCTGATCGTGGACCCCATGCTGGCCACCGGCGGCAGCGCCGAGGCCGCCATCGATGAGATGAAGAAGCGGGGCTGCAAGAACATCAAGCTCATGGTGCTGCTGGCCGCGCCGGAGGGCATTGAGCGGCTCCAGAAGTCCCACCCGGACGTGGACATCTACTGCGGCGCCGTGGACGATCATCTCAACGAGCACGGCTATATCGTCCCCGGCCTGGGCGACGCCGGCGACCGGATCTTCGGCACGAAGTAACCGCCCCTCTGCGGAACGCCTCTGGATATGAAAAAGGAAAGGACCGGATGGTCCTTTCCTTTTTGTTTCCTTGCAGCATCACACCACGTAGAAGTACACCGCCAGGTAGTGGAACAGCGACCCCGCCAGGATCAGCAGATGGAAGATCTCGTGGAAGGTCCACTCCGCGGAGAGATTGGGGCGCCTGACGGCGTAGAACACCGCTCCCACGGAGTAGCACACCCCGCCCAGGGCCACCAGGGTCAGGCAGGGCTGGCCCAAGGCTGCGAAGTCCCCGGCCAGGAACACCACCGCCCAGCCCATGACCAGGTACACGGCGGTGGAGAGTACCCGGGGCGCGTTGATCCACAGCAGCTTTGCCAGGATCCCGGCCAGGGCCACACCCCAGAGGATCAGGCAGAAATTCCTCCCCTTGGGCTGGGGCAGCAACACCAGGCAGAAAGGCGTGTAGCTGCCGGCGATGAGCACATAGATCATACCGTGGTCCATCTTCCGTAGCAGCTTCTTCACGCCGCCGCTGGTGACATCGCCGGGATAGTAATGGTAAACAGCACTGGCGGTGTAAAGCGCCACCATGGACGCACAGAAGCACAAAGCCGCCCCCAGAGCCACCCCCGGCGTATGGAGCCGCAATCCCCGCAGCAGCAGCCACAGCCCGCCCCCCAGTGCTGCCGCCGCTCCGGCGGCGTGGGTCCAGCAGCTGACAGGGTCCTGTGCATGGGTAAATAATTTTCGCATCGTCAAGCCTCCTATTCCAGGCATATGTAATAGCCATCAATATTATGTAATATGTTTTTTAATATTATATTACACGATATATCTAATAATTGCAAGTAGTTTATGATCGTGACTCAAAAATTATGCGTGGGAGCAAAAAAAGACAGCGGAGGACATCTGTCCTCCGCTGTCTTTTTTCAATTCCAGCACGCTGTCTTTCCGCCCAGGCCCGCAGTCTCCGCCCGGAAGGCCGGGTCCTTTCCGGTCCGGCGCTGGGCGGTGTAATCCGCCAGGGCCGCCCGCACCGGCGGGAACAGCAGCACGATCACCGGCAGGTTGATCAGGGCCATGACACCCATCAGCACGTCCGCCAGGTTCCACACCAGGTTGATCTCCATGCCGGAACCCAGAAAAATCAGCGCCATGGCGTCGATCCGAAAGAGGACCATGAACTCCCTGGCCGGGATCTTGCCCACGATGTAGCTCAGGCAGTTGTCCACATAGTAGAGGTTGCCGATCAGGGTGGTGAAGGCAAAGAGCACCATGGCCGCCGTGATAAAGATGGGCCCGGCGGCGCCGAACTCATTCTCCAGGGCCAGCTGCACATAGGGCGCGCCCTTGAGGGCCTCTGCCGGTTCCACGCCGGAGCACAGCAGCATGAAGGCCGTGGCGGAGCAGACCAGCAGGGTGTCGATGAACACGGAGAGCATCTGGACCAGCCCCTGCTTCACGGGATGGCTGACCTCGGCGGAGGCGGCGGCGTTGGGGGCGGAGCCCACGCCGGCCTCGTTGGAGAAGAGGCCCCGCTTGATGCCGTACATGACGGCGGAGCCGGTAAAGCCGCCAAAGATGGCCCGGAAATCAAAGGCGCCGGAGAAGATGGCGCCGAACACCTGGGGCAGGAGCCGCCAGTTCATGGCGATCACCACCACGGCCGCCAGCACGTACAGCCCGCCCATGACCGGCACCAGGGTGGAGGTGAAGCGGATGATGCGTTTTCCGCCGCCCATGACGCAGTAGCCCACCACCGCCGCCAGCACGGCGCCGATGACCCAGGGAGTGACGGCGGGATCGTAGAAATCATAGGCAGAGAAGGTGGACTGGAGGTTGTAGGACGCCAGCATGTTGAAGCCGCCGGCATAGGTCAGCACCAGCGTCACGGCAAATACCACCGCCAGGGGACGGCTGCGCAGAGCCGCCTCGATGTAGTAGGCAGGGCCGCCGTAGCAGCTGCCGTCCGGGGCCCGGCGCTTGTAGATCTGGGCCAGGGTAGACTCCACGAAGGCCGTGGCGCCGCCCACCAGGGCGATGACCCACATCCAGAACACCGCCCCGGCGCCTCCGCAGCAGATGGCCGTGGAGATGCCCACGATGTTGCCGGTGCCCACCCGGGAGGCGGTGGAGACCATCAGGGCCTGGAAGGAGGACACGGCGCCCGCCTCCCGGGGCCGCTCTCCCACCACCCGGATGGACTCCCGGAACAGCCGCAGCTGCACGAACTTCGTCCGCAGGGTAAAATACAGTCCCGCCGCGATCAGCAGGATCACCAGAAGGTAGGTATAGAGCCAGTCGCTCAGGGTGCCGATCAAGGTTCCCAGCATGGATCGATTCTCCGTTCTTTTTCTGAAAATTCGCTTTTCAGAATACCAGAAGGTCCTTGTTTTTGTCAATTTATATTTTGCGCTATGCAAAAAACAGGAACCGGTTCTCCGGTCCCTGTTTTTGCCATGCTCAATCTCGCGCGTCTTTTTACGTCAGTGTCTCCGTCTCCGGGTCGAAGGTCAGGCGGCTGGTGCCGCCGTCGGCGGTCTCGCATTTCAACGTCAGCTTGCCGTCCTCCCGCCAGGCGAGGCCGGTGATGGCAGTCTCCAGGCCGTCCCAGTCCGCAAGGTCGTAGGTACTGCTGCCGGAGCCCTCGCCGGGCTTCTGCCAGCTGACGGAAAAGGCCGTGGGCTCCTCCCACAGGGCGGCGCACCAGACCCCGTCGGCGGACCGGAGCTGGTAGCGGGTGACGTTCCACGCCAGGCGGTCCGCCGTCATGGCCGCCACATCGGGCACCCATTCCGTCCCCTGGAGGGGCGGCACCAGAAAGACCCGCTGGTCACCATACCGCTCCCCGGCGTCCCAGTCGGCGCCGTCGGAGAGATAGAGGTCCGTGCCGTCAGTGACGATGTAGGAAAGCCGCCGCTCCGCCACCTCCGTGCCGCCGCTGCGCATCCGCCAGAGGAAACCGTCGTTTTCGCAGATCACATCGATGACCATAGGGGTGCTCTCTCCGTGGTCCTGGACGGTCCTCAGCTGGCAGGGGATCCCCAGGGATGCCTTCTCCAGGAACGTTCCCACCGCCTCCGCGTTTTCCGTGCCCGCGTCGGTGAAGATCACCGCGCCGGTCCCGGCGGCGTCGGCGGCGCCGTACCGCTCCGGCAGGTCCTCCAGGGGGCCGAAGCCGTAAGGGGTCTGCGCTGTGTAGGGACTCTCCCCCAGGGAGAATTCCGCGGTCAGCAGGGCGCCGTCCACCTCCTTCACCAGCCGGTACTCCCCGGCGGCAGGCGCCTCCTCATAGAGCCAGAAGCCGCAGCTCAAGGCCATGGTCTGGCCCGGCTCCAGCGTGTAGCCGATATCGTCCCAGCCCACGCCGTCCTTCATGGTCAGATCCGTCCAGCCGCCGCCGTCTTTTCTCTGGATGGCGTATGAGGCGCCGAACACCCCTGTGGGCTGATCGGTGTCATTGTGAACGAAATAGGTATAGCTGGTCAGGGACGGATCGTAGACGTCGTGCTCCAGCTCCATAGTCAGCCCCTCCGGGGCTGGCCCCAACTCCTCTGCCGGAGCGGTCTGCTCCGGCTCCTCCGCCTGTTCCGCCGTTTGTCCTCCGCCGCAGCCGCTGAGCAGCAAAACCGCCGCCAGCATCCAAAGATATGTCCGTTTCAAGGGGGCCACCTCCCGTTTTTTCTATGGATATAGACGAACCTTTTTGCAAAAGGTTCCATACATTTCCGGCAAACTACACAAAATATGCCTAAAAAATTTTTAGCTCGCCTTCTTGCATTTTAGCCTGTTCTCCGGTAAAATACAAGCATAAGGGAAGAATGATAGCTGCAACGAAGTGCTGCGCGCACGGGCTGACACCTATCATTCCGCTTTTTTTGATAGGTGTTTCGACCCAAGCATGGGATCGAAGCGCCTTTTTCTTTTATTCAGTTTACATTTCACCGAGGGAATTTTGAAGGAGGTACAACTTTATGATCTTACTGGCAAACGGCAAAGTCATTACCAGAGACCCCAACGGCACCGGCTACTACCCCGACGGCGGCGTGGTCACGGACGGCGGCAAAATCGTGGAAGTCGGCACCACCGCCGACCTCAAGGCCAAATACCCCCAGGCGGAATTCGTGGATGCCAAGGGCGGCGTCATCATGCCGGGCCTCATCAACGCCCATACCCACATCTACTCCGCCCTGGCCCGGGGCCTCTCCATCAACGGCTACAACCCCACCAACTTCTACGAGGTGCTGGACGGCCAGTGGTGGTACATCGACCGGAACCTGGATCTGGAGGCCACCCGCGCCAGCGCCCAGGCCCTGGTGATCGACTCCATCAAGCAGGGCGTCACCACCATCTTCGACCATCACGCCTCCTTCTGCGAGATCCCCGGCTCCCTGATGAAGATCGCCGAGGTCACCAAGGAGTTCGGCATGCGTGCCTGCCTTTGCTACGAGGTCAGCGACCGGGACGGCGAGGAGAAGTCCATCCAGTCCGTCCAGGAGAACAAGGACTTCATCGACTACTGCGAGAAGAATCCCTCCGACATGCTCAAGGCCATGTTCGGCGGCCACGCCCTGTTCACCATCTCCGACAAGACCTTCGACCGGATGCAGGCCGCCAACAACGGTCGGGTGGGCTACCACATCCATGTCTCCGAGGGCATGAACGACGTGTACGACAGCCTCCAGAACTACGGCCGCCGTCCCGTCCAGCGGCTCCAGGACCACGGCATCCTGGGCGAAAAGACCATTCTGGGCCACTGCATCCACGTGAACACCGCCGAAATGGACATCATCAAGGCCACGGACACCATGTGCGTCAACAACCCCGAGTCCAACATGGGCAACGCCGTGGGCTGCTCCCCCATCCTCCAGCTCTACAAGAAGGGCATTCTGGTGGGCCTGGGTACCGACGCCTACACCAACGACATGCTGGAGAGCATCAAGGTGGCCCTGACCATCCAGCGTCACAACGCCTGCATGCCCAATGTGGGCTGGTGCGAGGTGACGGACATGCTCTTCAAGAACAACGCCAAGATGGCGGCGCGCACCGGCTTCCCCACCCTGGGCATCCTGGCCCCCGGCGCGGCGGCGGACGTCATCGTCATGGACTACAAGCCCTTCACCCCCTTCTCCGACGCCAACATCGACGGCCACATGCTCTTCGGCATGACCGGCCGCCAGTGCCAGACCACCATGATCAACGGCAAGATCCTGATGAAGGACCGGGTCCTCACCGAGATCGACGAGGAGGCCGTCAACGCCAAGATCCTGGAAACCTCCAAGAAGCTCTGGGGCAAGCTGAACCACTGCGAGTACTGAGATGACCCAGGACGAACAGTTCATGGCGGAGGCCATCCGCCTGTCCGCCCTGGCGGTGGAGCACGGCAACGAGCCCTTCGGCGCGGTGCTGGTGAAGGACGGCGAGATCGTCTATACCAATGAAAACCAGATCTACACCGCTGCCGACCCCACCTTCCACGCCGAGGCCGGGCTCCTGCGCCGGTTCTTCGCCGAGACCCACATCACCGATCTGAGCGGCTATACCCTGTACTCCAGCTGCGAGCCCTGCTTCATGTGCAGCGGCGCTCTGGTATGGGCAAAGCTGGGGCGGCTGGTCTACGGCGCCAGCGACACCGACCTGGGCGCCCTGCTGGGCGAGACCGGCAGCGCGTGCAGCGACATGGTGTTCCGCAACTCCCCCCACCGCCCCGCCGTCACGGCCGGTGTGCTGCGGGAGGAGAGCCTGGAGGTGCTCCGGGCCTATTTCGAGAACCATCAAAAGGGATAAGTGATTTCTTTTTAGGATTTGAGGAGGAAAAAAGCGTATGTCTGAACTGATGATCCCCATTCCCTTCCGGGAACTGATGACCTGGGTCACCGCCGAGTACCAGCGTGACGGCTCCGTCTTCGGCGTCCACAAGCCCTACAAGGCCGGCGTGAAGAAGCTGCCCATCTTCGGCGAGACCATCGAGACCGCCTTCGGCCCCGCCGCCGGCCCCAACACCCAGCTGGCTCAGAACATCATCGCCAGCTACTTCGGCGGTGCCCGGTTCTTTGAGCTGAAGACCGTCCAGAAGATGGACGGCGCGGAGCTGTCCGCCTGCGTCAACCGCCCCTGCATCCTGGCGGAGGACGAGTGCTACAACTGCGAGTGGTCCACGGAGCTGTACGTGCCCCAGGCCTTTGAGGAGTATGTGAAGGCCTGGTGCGCCTGCAAGATCATGGCCAAGGTGTACGGTCTGGGCGACCCCAACGGGTTCGTGTTCAACATGTCCGTGGGCTACGACCTGGCGGGCATCCAGGGCGAGAAGGTGGACACCTTCCTCAATGGCATGGTGGATGCCTCCCAGACCCCCATCTTCCAGGAGTGCATCGCCGTTCTGAAGGAGTTCTTCCCCGGCGAGGCCGACTTCATCGACACCATCACCCCCCACGTCTCCGGGTCCGTCACCGTCTCCACCCTCCACGGCTGCCCGCCGGACGAGATCGAGCGCATCGCCAGCTACCTGATCGAGAAGAAGCACCTGCACACCTTCGTCAAGTGCAACCCCACCATCCTGGGCTATGAGACCGCCCGGTCCATTCTGGACGGCATGGGCTACGACTACATCGCCTTTGACGACCACCACTTCAAGGAGGACCTGCAGTACAGCGACGCCGTGCCCATGTTCCACCGGCTCCAGGCTCTGGCCGACCAGCACGGTCTGGAATTCGGATTGAAGCTCTCCAACACCTTCCCCGTGGACGTGAAGGCCGGGGAGCTGCCCAGCGAGGAGATGTACATGGCGGGCAAGTCCCTGTTCCCGCTGACCACCACCATGGCCGCCATGATGGCCAAGGAGTTCGGCGGCAAGCTGCGCCTTTCCTACGCCGGCGGCGCCGACGCCTTCAACATCGACAAGCTCTTCGCCTGCGGCATTTGGCCCATCACCATGGCCACCACAGAGCTCAAGCCCGGCGGCTACCAGCGCTTCACCCAGATCGGCGACAAGCTGGATGCCATGGACTTCAAGCCCTTCACCGGCGTGGACGTGACCGCCATCGAGGCTCTGAGCCTGGCGGCCCGGTCCGACAAGTACCATGTCAAGGCCATCAAGCCCCTGCCCCGCCGCAAGCTCTACGAAAAGGTCCCCCTGATGGACTGCTTCACCGCGCCCTGCAAGGGCGGCTGCCCCATCGGCCAGGACATCCCGGAGTATATTGAGCTCTGCCGCAAGGGCGAGTACGCCTCCGCCCTGCGCCTGATCACCGAGAAGAACCCGCTGCCCTTCGTTACCGGCACCATCTGCGCCCACAACTGCATGACCAAGTGCATGCGCAACTACTACGACCAGCCGGTAAACATCCGGGCCACCAAGCTGGTGGCCGCCGAGCGCGGCTACGACGCCTACATGGCCAAGATCAAGGCACCCGCTCCCGCGGCGACCTCCGCCAAGGTGGCCGTCATTGGCGGCGGCCCCACCGGTATGGCGGCAGCCTACTTCGTGGGCCGGGCCGGCATCCCCGTCACCATCTTCGAGCGCTCCTCCGCCCTGGGCGGCGTGGTCCGGCAGGTGATCCCCGCCTGGCGCATCTCCGACGCGGCCATCGACAAGGACGTGGCATTGATGGAGAAGATGGGCGCGGAGGTCAAGCTGAACACTGAGGCCCCCTCCGTGGCCGAGCTGAAGGCCATGGGCTACACCCATATCTTCTTCGCCGTGGGCGCCTGGAAGGCCGGCAAGCTGGACATCCCCGGCAACGTGGTGCCCGTCATCGGCTGGCTGAAGGACATGAAGGCCGGCAAGGAAGTGCCTCTGGGCCACGTGGCCGTGGTCGGCGGCGGCAACACTGCCATGGACGCCGCCCGGGCCGCCCTGCGCGCCGGTGCGAAGTCCTCCACCCTGGTCTACCGCCGCACCAAGAAGTACATGCCCGCCGACGCCGAGGAGCTGGAGCTGGCCATCGCCGACGGCGTGGAGTTCCTGGA encodes:
- a CDS encoding D-alanine--D-alanine ligase — translated: MKIVVLAGGISTEREVSLVSGTGVCRALRKNGHRAILVDLFLGLEQVPADLDTLFDAPDGLCADVRVRAQAPDLEAVRRSRPDQSPSHIGPHVLEVCAAADIVFLGLHGMDGEDGRIQAALDLLGVPYTGSGHLASAAAMDKAVAKRLMDAAGIPTPKWRLLEYGPEEAESLAAELPMPCVVKTIGGGSSLGVYLPEDRAQLRTALNEVLGFGGKVLAEERIYGRELTVAVLGDQWLPAVETVPAGKEFDYAAKYQAGAALETCPAQVPPEVMEAAGDLALRVHRCLGLEVYSRTDMILDESGKLWVLEANSLPGMTPTSFVPKEAAAVGISYEQLCQRIVDLSMQIKRRG
- a CDS encoding S-layer homology domain-containing protein, with protein sequence MKHNLLKRIPVLALAAALTLTVGTQALFGLGKKDTQPQEGAPEVRDLEIATYRDIPYEAQFLASGGEGETLTFAVADQPRKGTVVVEGDRFTYAPDEGVTGSDSFTYTAADAQGRVSAPATVTVEIQKPRSGVTYADTAGTAAAAAAQDLAEAGIFTGVKIGDQYYFEPDKTVTRGEFLAMVLETTGRKVTAVTMTGFSDDDAIPTWAKAYAAAGVAEGIVQGVSTADGAAFRGEDPITFNEAATVLNRALDVADVELDVWYADREAVPSWAAQAVGNMEAVSVLSAGSFGSDGLDSAVTRADAAQMLSAAATLLEGDSSGPLGWLG
- a CDS encoding FtsW/RodA/SpoVE family cell cycle protein; the encoded protein is MWNRLKAILADFFQQADLVLLGLCCAATVFGMVLIASATHYMDAAKMLRYVGVQGVAMLLGFCVYVFMSMVDIEIVLKKWKWLVLFNLVFIGLLKTPFGVGGASTGNQAWLKFPGIPFQIGPAEVVKITFTLLLAKQLAWLREEKRDLRSFPAAAQVAGHTLALMGWYVVISGDMGNALTFFFIFLCMAFAAGFALRWFALLFAGCGIGFAAAWVLELIPGYMMDRFRVLFDHSYDALDTGWQQTRSLMAIGSGGLFGQGYMNGTQTQSSFPQSLPNRWTDFIFSVCGEELGLVGCLAVITLLAVIIFRVLRVARNAQTPFHCYICVGMAAMLIYQTVVNIGMCLFVMPTIGVTLPFFSYGGSSVLTLFAAMGVVSGIKKRSPALWRPRRQR
- the tsaE gene encoding tRNA (adenosine(37)-N6)-threonylcarbamoyltransferase complex ATPase subunit type 1 TsaE → MEFHTRCEAETEALGARLAAVLSPGAVVAYRGGLGMGKTAFTRGLARGLGYKGRVTSPTFTIVNEYEGGRLPLFHFDMYRLEGADALFDIGWEDYLDRGGVCAVEWSELAEAALPPETVFVTIARSPEDDAARDITIEGVELP
- the tsaB gene encoding tRNA (adenosine(37)-N6)-threonylcarbamoyltransferase complex dimerization subunit type 1 TsaB codes for the protein MKILALETSAKAVSAAVTEDGKVLCSGYQDTGLTHSRTLMPIVEGILKNTGLTVRDCDAIAVSVGPGSFTGIRIGVAAAKGLAFAAEKPTVAVSTLEAMARNVAHMEGLIICAMDARRNQVYNALFRSRGTGSPERLTEDRAIGLADLAEEVSAMEGPRIVLGDGAPLCLKALAERDIPCVAAPPQLIMQNAVSVALCAGEAALRGGLIDPQALAPVYLRPPQALPLRDRQ
- the upp gene encoding uracil phosphoribosyltransferase, whose amino-acid sequence is MNGKVHVMDHPLVAHKLTIMRDKNTSVKDFRELVSEIGMLITYEATRDLPLTEKEVETPICKTTAPTLKGKKFAIVPILRAGLGLVDGVLRMVPSARVGHIGMYRDEETLEPHVYFCKMPKDIADRDILIVDPMLATGGSAEAAIDEMKKRGCKNIKLMVLLAAPEGIERLQKSHPDVDIYCGAVDDHLNEHGYIVPGLGDAGDRIFGTK
- a CDS encoding hemolysin III family protein, which translates into the protein MRKLFTHAQDPVSCWTHAAGAAAALGGGLWLLLRGLRLHTPGVALGAALCFCASMVALYTASAVYHYYPGDVTSGGVKKLLRKMDHGMIYVLIAGSYTPFCLVLLPQPKGRNFCLILWGVALAGILAKLLWINAPRVLSTAVYLVMGWAVVFLAGDFAALGQPCLTLVALGGVCYSVGAVFYAVRRPNLSAEWTFHEIFHLLILAGSLFHYLAVYFYVV